The following proteins come from a genomic window of Rhodospirillales bacterium:
- the urtA gene encoding urea ABC transporter substrate-binding protein, with protein MFRNQRHLVFAGILAASTALSGAAQAETIKVGVLHSLSGTMAISETTLKDTMLMLIEEQNSKGGLLGKMLEPVVVDPASNWPLFAEKARELIEQHEVAVIFGNWTSVSRKSVLPVIEELNGLLFYPVQYEGEESSRNVFYTGAAPNQQAIPAVDYLLSEDGGGAERIALLGTDYVYPRTTNKILRAYLNAKGISDEDILENYTPFGHADWQTIVGDVKKFASEGKKTAVVSTINGDANVPFYKELANQGIKAEDIPVVAFSVGEEELAGLDTEPLVGHLAAWNYFMSVETDENEAFIEKWHAFIEDEDRVTNDPMEAHYIGFNMWVQAVQQAGTVDVDAVRQAMYGQTFKNLTGGMAMMNTNHHLSKPVLIGEIQDDGQFETVWETDGVVKGDAWSDFIPESAKLTADWTFPWVCGNCEAPKFGAIADM; from the coding sequence ATGTTTCGAAACCAGCGTCACCTGGTCTTCGCAGGCATCCTGGCCGCGTCGACCGCACTGAGTGGAGCGGCGCAGGCCGAGACCATCAAGGTCGGGGTCCTGCATTCACTCTCCGGCACGATGGCCATCAGCGAGACCACGTTGAAGGACACGATGCTGATGCTCATCGAGGAGCAGAACAGCAAGGGCGGCCTGCTCGGCAAGATGCTTGAACCAGTCGTCGTTGATCCAGCATCGAACTGGCCCCTCTTTGCCGAAAAGGCTCGCGAGCTGATCGAGCAGCATGAAGTTGCCGTGATCTTCGGGAACTGGACCTCGGTATCCCGCAAGTCGGTGCTGCCGGTGATCGAGGAGCTCAACGGACTGCTGTTCTATCCCGTCCAGTACGAAGGCGAAGAGAGCTCCCGGAACGTGTTCTACACCGGCGCAGCTCCGAATCAGCAGGCCATTCCCGCGGTTGACTATCTCCTCAGCGAGGACGGCGGTGGAGCCGAACGGATCGCGCTCCTGGGCACGGACTACGTGTACCCGCGTACAACCAACAAGATCCTCCGCGCATACCTGAACGCGAAGGGAATCTCCGACGAGGACATCCTGGAGAACTACACGCCGTTCGGGCACGCCGACTGGCAGACGATCGTGGGGGATGTCAAGAAGTTCGCTTCCGAAGGCAAGAAGACGGCCGTGGTCTCGACAATCAACGGCGACGCCAATGTCCCGTTCTACAAGGAGCTGGCCAACCAGGGCATCAAGGCCGAGGACATTCCCGTGGTTGCCTTCTCGGTCGGCGAAGAGGAACTGGCCGGGCTCGACACCGAACCGCTCGTAGGCCACCTCGCGGCGTGGAACTACTTCATGAGCGTGGAGACCGACGAGAACGAGGCGTTCATCGAGAAATGGCACGCGTTCATCGAGGACGAGGACCGCGTGACGAACGACCCCATGGAAGCCCATTACATCGGCTTCAACATGTGGGTGCAGGCGGTGCAGCAGGCCGGGACGGTGGATGTCGATGCCGTACGGCAGGCCATGTACGGCCAGACCTTCAAGAACCTGACCGGCGGCATGGCCATGATGAACACCAACCATCACCTGTCGAAGCCGGTCCTCATCGGCGAGATCCAGGATGACGGGCAGTTCGAAACGGTCTGGGAAACCGACGGGGTGGTCAAGGGTGACGCTTGGTCGGACTTCATTCCCGAAAGCGCGAAGCTGACTGCCGACTGGACCTTCCCGTGGGTCTGCGGCAACTGCGAGGCCCCGAAGTTCGGCGCGATCGCCGACATGTAG
- the urtB gene encoding urea ABC transporter permease subunit UrtB, which yields MPTRGFALPLLAAVFACFAFAATVAGGAPASHAATLEEAVQGLSAKSYKDRAVGVEVLAATGHPRAIPILEAMAKGQLFVRKADGVIVIGHKTGKVYALTNALDDSAVGDARKKELKKVKVNNRLRGVIKAALGGLTLLSDDPDRREEAAAAVFAARDAGALETVEQAIAREEDQGLLDQLTLAKAAIETNPDFPLDVRLAAVERLSESALPEVRSLLASLSQESEPDGEVRATAAEALDAVERDLAFWNLLGAIFQGLSLGSVLLLAAVGLAITFGVMGVINMAHGELVMLGAYTTFVVQQLFRDFAPGGLDYSLAVAVPAAFLVAGAAGVAIERSVIRWLYGRPFETLLATWGLSLILQQLVRTVFGPTNREVSSPSWLSGAFETATGLVLPYNRVAIIIFSLLVVAGIALVLRRTALGLYMRAVTQNRSMASSMGIRTGWIDAATFGLGAGIAGVAGVALSQIDNVSPNLGQAYIVDSFMVVVFGGVGNLWGTLVGAMSLGVINKFLEPFAGAVLAKILVLVAIILFIQKRPRGLFALKGRAAES from the coding sequence ATGCCGACACGCGGATTTGCCCTGCCCTTGTTGGCCGCGGTGTTCGCATGCTTCGCGTTCGCGGCGACCGTTGCAGGCGGCGCTCCAGCCAGCCACGCAGCGACACTGGAAGAAGCGGTCCAGGGACTGTCGGCCAAGAGCTACAAGGACCGCGCGGTCGGAGTCGAGGTCCTGGCGGCGACCGGGCACCCGAGGGCCATTCCGATCCTCGAGGCCATGGCGAAGGGTCAATTGTTCGTGCGCAAGGCGGACGGGGTGATCGTGATCGGCCACAAGACCGGCAAGGTCTATGCGCTGACGAATGCCCTGGACGACAGTGCGGTCGGCGACGCCAGGAAGAAGGAACTCAAGAAGGTCAAGGTCAACAATCGCCTGCGCGGCGTGATCAAGGCGGCGCTTGGCGGCCTGACCCTGCTGTCCGACGATCCCGACCGGCGCGAGGAGGCGGCGGCGGCGGTGTTTGCGGCGCGCGATGCAGGGGCGCTGGAGACCGTGGAACAGGCGATTGCCCGGGAGGAGGATCAGGGTCTCCTCGACCAGCTCACGCTCGCCAAGGCAGCGATCGAGACCAATCCGGACTTCCCGCTCGATGTTCGGCTGGCTGCGGTGGAGCGCCTTTCCGAGTCAGCGCTTCCGGAAGTCCGGTCGCTGCTGGCCAGCCTCAGCCAGGAGAGCGAACCGGATGGGGAGGTCCGGGCGACCGCCGCCGAGGCGCTGGATGCGGTCGAGCGGGATCTCGCCTTCTGGAACCTTCTGGGCGCCATCTTCCAGGGCCTCAGCCTTGGTTCGGTGTTGCTCCTAGCGGCCGTGGGGCTGGCCATCACGTTCGGGGTCATGGGCGTCATCAACATGGCCCATGGCGAACTGGTGATGCTCGGCGCCTACACGACCTTCGTGGTCCAGCAGCTCTTCCGTGACTTTGCCCCGGGCGGCCTCGACTATTCCCTGGCGGTGGCCGTGCCGGCGGCCTTTCTCGTCGCCGGAGCCGCCGGGGTCGCGATCGAGCGCAGCGTCATTCGCTGGCTCTACGGGCGGCCGTTCGAGACCCTGCTGGCGACTTGGGGGCTGAGCCTCATCCTGCAGCAGCTGGTGCGGACGGTGTTCGGACCGACCAACCGCGAGGTGTCGAGCCCGTCGTGGCTGAGCGGGGCGTTCGAGACAGCGACGGGGCTGGTGCTTCCCTACAACCGGGTCGCCATCATCATCTTCAGCCTGCTGGTGGTCGCCGGCATCGCGCTGGTCCTTCGACGCACCGCCTTGGGGCTGTACATGCGGGCGGTGACCCAGAACCGGTCGATGGCGTCATCCATGGGGATCCGCACCGGGTGGATCGATGCCGCGACCTTCGGTCTGGGCGCGGGCATCGCGGGCGTGGCCGGGGTGGCTCTCAGCCAGATCGACAACGTGAGCCCCAATCTCGGGCAGGCCTACATCGTCGACAGCTTCATGGTCGTGGTGTTCGGCGGGGTCGGCAATCTCTGGGGAACCCTGGTCGGCGCCATGAGCCTCGGGGTCATCAACAAGTTCCTGGAGCCGTTTGCCGGCGCGGTTCTCGCGAAGATCCTCGTGCTGGTGGCCATCATCCTGTTCATCCAGAAGCGGCCGCGCGGCCTGTTCGCCCTCAAGGGCCGGGCGGCGGAAAGCTGA
- the urtC gene encoding urea ABC transporter permease subunit UrtC, translating to MVVRSVLVDLLAGNRGGQILLAVLLAAVVVVPISNLLLPADSVLHVPTYVVSLLGKYLTFALLALSVDLIWGYAGVLSLGHGAFFALGGYAMGMYMMRQIGDRGVYGHPELPDFMVFLDWEELPWYWHGFDWFPFAMVMALVVPGALALVFGWFAFRSRVTGVYLSIITQAMTFALMLAFFRNDMGFGGNNGLTDFKDLLGFNLQADGTRVALFCASALAVALGYLLGRFIVRSRAGRVLVAVRDAETRVRFLGYRVEHYKLFVFVLSAMLAGLAGALYVPQVGIINPSEFAPAASIEIVVWVAVGGRGSLYGAVLGAILVNYAKTVFTGALPDMWLFVLGGLFIAVTLFLPKGLVGTVPVFKRAGDRWRRRPGRARSPESAL from the coding sequence ATGGTGGTCCGGTCGGTGCTCGTCGATCTGCTCGCCGGCAATCGGGGCGGCCAGATCCTGCTGGCCGTGCTGCTGGCGGCCGTCGTGGTGGTGCCGATTTCCAACCTGCTGCTGCCTGCGGATTCGGTCCTGCACGTTCCGACCTACGTCGTCAGCCTGCTGGGCAAGTACCTGACGTTCGCGTTGCTGGCCCTGAGCGTCGACCTGATCTGGGGGTACGCGGGCGTGCTCAGCCTTGGCCACGGCGCATTCTTTGCGCTCGGCGGCTACGCCATGGGCATGTACATGATGCGCCAGATCGGCGACCGGGGGGTCTACGGGCATCCCGAACTGCCGGATTTCATGGTCTTCCTCGACTGGGAGGAGCTGCCCTGGTACTGGCACGGATTCGACTGGTTCCCGTTCGCGATGGTCATGGCGCTGGTCGTGCCGGGCGCGCTGGCGTTGGTCTTTGGCTGGTTCGCGTTCCGCTCGCGGGTGACCGGCGTCTATCTCTCGATCATCACCCAGGCGATGACGTTCGCGCTCATGCTCGCGTTCTTCCGCAACGACATGGGCTTCGGAGGCAACAACGGGCTGACCGACTTCAAGGACCTGCTGGGGTTCAACCTGCAGGCGGACGGCACCCGCGTCGCGCTCTTCTGCGCAAGCGCGTTGGCCGTGGCCTTGGGCTACCTGCTCGGGCGCTTCATCGTCCGCAGCCGCGCCGGGAGGGTGCTGGTCGCGGTGCGAGATGCCGAGACCCGGGTCCGGTTCCTGGGTTACCGAGTGGAGCATTACAAGCTCTTCGTCTTCGTCCTGTCGGCCATGCTGGCCGGTCTCGCCGGCGCCCTGTACGTGCCGCAGGTCGGCATCATCAACCCGTCCGAGTTCGCGCCGGCAGCGTCGATCGAGATCGTGGTCTGGGTGGCGGTGGGCGGCCGTGGATCCCTGTACGGCGCTGTGCTCGGGGCGATTCTCGTCAACTACGCGAAGACGGTGTTCACTGGGGCGCTCCCTGACATGTGGCTGTTTGTCCTGGGGGGGCTGTTCATCGCCGTGACCCTGTTCCTGCCGAAGGGGCTCGTCGGGACCGTGCCGGTCTTCAAGCGGGCAGGCGACCGCTGGCGGCGCCGGCCCGGCCGGGCTCGGTCCCCGGAATCGGCGCTATGA
- the urtD gene encoding urea ABC transporter ATP-binding protein UrtD, producing MSDVPVQARPELHDTILYLDGVSVSFDGFKALNDLSFYVEVGELRAVIGPNGAGKTTMMDVVTGKTRPDRGQVEFNGGIDLTQLDEAAIANLGIGRKFQKPTVFEEHTVFDNLELALAGTRGVFGSLFARLGAASRERIDGVLETTALSSHRDRRAGDLSHGQKQWLEIGMLLMQDPELLLVDEPAAGMTDEETEQTVALLTRIAGSRSVVVVEHDMAFVRGLGCRVTVLHEGAVLAEGTLDAVQNDARVVEVYLGR from the coding sequence ATGAGCGATGTCCCTGTCCAGGCGCGGCCGGAACTGCACGACACCATCCTGTACCTCGACGGCGTATCGGTGTCGTTCGACGGCTTCAAGGCCCTGAACGATCTCAGCTTCTATGTCGAGGTGGGCGAACTTCGCGCCGTGATCGGACCCAACGGTGCCGGTAAGACGACGATGATGGACGTGGTCACGGGCAAGACCCGGCCCGATCGCGGCCAGGTGGAGTTCAACGGGGGCATCGATCTCACGCAACTGGACGAAGCGGCAATTGCCAATCTGGGAATCGGCCGGAAGTTCCAGAAGCCCACCGTGTTCGAGGAACACACCGTCTTCGACAACCTGGAGCTGGCACTCGCGGGCACCCGCGGGGTGTTCGGCAGCCTGTTCGCCCGCCTCGGCGCCGCTTCTCGCGAGCGGATCGACGGGGTGCTCGAGACGACCGCCCTGAGCTCCCATCGCGACCGTCGGGCGGGCGACCTGTCTCATGGCCAGAAACAATGGCTCGAGATCGGGATGTTGCTGATGCAGGATCCCGAACTCCTGCTGGTCGACGAGCCGGCCGCCGGCATGACCGACGAGGAAACCGAGCAGACCGTGGCGCTGCTCACCCGGATTGCCGGATCGCGTTCGGTCGTCGTGGTGGAGCACGACATGGCGTTCGTGCGGGGCCTGGGTTGCCGGGTCACGGTGCTGCACGAAGGCGCGGTGCTGGCCGAAGGGACCCTCGATGCCGTGCAAAACGACGCGCGGGTGGTCGAGGTGTACCTGGGGCGCTAG
- a CDS encoding dienelactone hydrolase family protein encodes MGSMIAVRAADDTSLPVYLAEPTGIRRGSLVVIQEIFGVNPYIRSVADQFAEAGYVCYAPDLYHRIEPGIELGYEAADVQRGLELKSQTGLDLPVMDVQTCVATLLIDHRVGVVGFCYGGSLSWLSACRGYGMEAAVCYYGGQIAALLDKPANVPVQMHFGDRDASIPPEDVEKIRAFATEADIHVYEGEHGFACHARGSHHPVSAEAANERTLAFFSKHVAKEEIS; translated from the coding sequence ATGGGATCAATGATCGCGGTCCGCGCCGCTGATGACACCAGTTTGCCCGTCTATCTCGCCGAACCCACTGGAATCCGCCGTGGTTCGCTGGTGGTCATCCAAGAAATCTTTGGCGTCAACCCGTACATCCGCAGCGTGGCGGACCAGTTCGCCGAGGCCGGTTACGTGTGTTACGCGCCGGACCTCTACCACCGGATTGAGCCCGGCATCGAACTCGGCTACGAGGCGGCCGACGTCCAGCGCGGCCTGGAGCTCAAGTCGCAGACGGGCTTGGACCTGCCCGTCATGGATGTGCAGACCTGTGTCGCCACCCTGTTGATCGACCACAGGGTCGGCGTGGTCGGCTTCTGCTATGGAGGTTCGTTGTCGTGGCTCAGCGCCTGCCGTGGCTACGGCATGGAGGCAGCCGTCTGCTACTACGGCGGACAGATCGCAGCCTTGCTCGACAAACCGGCCAACGTCCCCGTGCAGATGCATTTCGGAGACCGAGACGCGTCCATCCCGCCCGAAGACGTCGAGAAAATCCGCGCCTTCGCGACCGAAGCCGACATTCACGTCTACGAAGGCGAGCACGGGTTCGCCTGCCACGCGCGCGGCAGCCATCATCCGGTCTCGGCGGAAGCTGCCAATGAACGCACCCTCGCCTTCTTCTCCAAGCACGTGGCCAAGGAAGAAATCTCGTGA
- a CDS encoding S-methyl-5'-thioadenosine phosphorylase — MTKPVFGVVGGSGIYELDSLESPSWKTVSSPFGAPSDAILHGRLRGLEFRFLPRHGRGHRIPPSSLNFRANIDALKRTGVTDIISLSAAGSLREDLPPGTFVLVDQFIDRTFARVKSFFGPGLVAHVSMAHPTSDRLRRLLAEASSTADIDAVNGGTYLAMEGPQFSTRAESELYRSWGCDVIGMTNMPEAKLAREAEIAYASVAMMTDYDCWHPDHEAVTVEQVVGVLLDNAARARTLVEAFADAAAATDWDESDPAYRALDEAIITPPEARDPELAKKLDAVAGRALES; from the coding sequence ATGACGAAACCGGTCTTCGGGGTGGTGGGCGGCAGCGGCATCTACGAGCTCGACTCGCTCGAGTCGCCGAGCTGGAAGACCGTAAGCTCCCCCTTTGGCGCGCCGTCAGACGCGATTCTTCACGGCCGGCTGAGAGGGCTGGAATTTCGTTTCCTGCCGCGGCACGGCCGCGGCCACCGCATTCCTCCCAGCAGCCTCAACTTCCGGGCGAACATCGACGCGCTGAAGCGCACCGGCGTGACCGACATCATCTCGCTTTCCGCCGCAGGGAGCCTCAGGGAGGACTTGCCGCCCGGTACATTCGTCCTAGTCGATCAGTTCATCGACCGCACCTTTGCGCGGGTCAAGAGCTTCTTCGGACCCGGTCTCGTGGCCCACGTCTCCATGGCCCATCCCACCTCGGATCGCCTTCGGCGACTGCTGGCCGAAGCGTCCAGCACTGCCGACATCGATGCGGTGAACGGGGGTACGTACCTGGCCATGGAAGGGCCGCAGTTCTCGACGCGAGCCGAATCCGAGCTCTACCGGTCCTGGGGCTGCGACGTGATCGGCATGACCAACATGCCGGAGGCGAAGCTGGCGCGCGAGGCCGAAATCGCCTACGCCAGCGTGGCGATGATGACCGATTACGACTGCTGGCACCCGGACCACGAGGCCGTGACGGTCGAGCAGGTCGTCGGCGTGCTGCTGGACAACGCCGCCCGCGCGAGGACGTTGGTCGAGGCTTTCGCGGACGCCGCCGCGGCCACGGACTGGGATGAGTCCGATCCTGCCTACCGTGCGCTCGACGAGGCCATTATCACGCCACCGGAGGCGCGCGACCCGGAACTCGCGAAGAAACTGGATGCGGTGGCCGGACGGGCTCTGGAAAGCTAG
- a CDS encoding FKBP-type peptidyl-prolyl cis-trans isomerase, whose amino-acid sequence MNRAAAVALAAFLAPWTALAIEPPAKLVVVDLQTGDGRFVEVGRGVSVHYTGWLFDPDAATDDPCLARGKQFDSSRNRQRPFNFPLGEGFVIPGWDIGVVGMQVGGHRCLVVPPDMAYREHGAGGGVIPPNATLIFEVEVLSVADF is encoded by the coding sequence GTGAACCGAGCAGCTGCGGTCGCCTTGGCGGCGTTCCTGGCCCCATGGACCGCGCTAGCCATCGAACCGCCCGCCAAGCTCGTCGTGGTCGATCTGCAGACCGGCGATGGCCGGTTTGTCGAGGTGGGCCGAGGCGTGAGCGTGCACTACACCGGATGGCTGTTCGATCCCGATGCAGCAACCGACGATCCCTGCCTTGCGCGGGGCAAGCAGTTCGACAGTTCCCGGAACCGTCAACGGCCGTTCAATTTCCCGCTTGGTGAGGGCTTCGTCATTCCCGGCTGGGACATCGGTGTCGTCGGGATGCAGGTCGGCGGGCACCGCTGCCTGGTCGTCCCGCCGGATATGGCCTACAGAGAGCATGGCGCGGGTGGCGGAGTGATCCCTCCGAATGCGACGCTCATTTTCGAAGTGGAAGTGCTCTCCGTGGCCGATTTCTAG